A window from Candidatus Gracilibacteria bacterium encodes these proteins:
- a CDS encoding inositol monophosphatase family protein: MPTHLLQFAKKLAYDAGKMALTYQKKGFNIETKSNSSDLVTDVDKICDEFLTKTIHSHFPDHSILSEESGISGGTGEYKWIIDPIDGTTNFAHGLPLFGVSIAVVYKGKPIIGVVEIPGLGETFWGQEGKGAFMGMKPIQVSKVATLEKSLLGTGFPYAREARYKKNIELFDAFYSKTQGVRRFGSAAVDLCFLACGRFDGFWEYDLEPWDIAAGKIILEEAGGTLTNMDGSSFNPKLKNIAASNGILHSEMLRIIKDLGGDKL; this comes from the coding sequence ATGCCAACTCATCTCCTCCAATTCGCAAAAAAACTCGCGTACGACGCGGGTAAAATGGCCCTGACTTATCAGAAAAAAGGCTTCAATATTGAAACAAAAAGCAACTCCAGTGACCTGGTCACTGATGTCGACAAAATCTGCGATGAATTCCTCACCAAAACCATTCACAGCCATTTTCCAGATCACTCCATCCTCAGCGAAGAGTCTGGGATTTCAGGGGGAACCGGTGAATACAAATGGATCATCGATCCCATCGACGGAACCACCAATTTTGCCCACGGTCTTCCCCTCTTCGGCGTATCCATTGCCGTGGTTTATAAAGGAAAGCCCATCATCGGCGTGGTTGAAATTCCGGGCTTGGGTGAAACTTTTTGGGGACAAGAGGGCAAAGGCGCGTTCATGGGCATGAAACCCATTCAAGTTTCTAAAGTCGCCACCCTGGAAAAAAGCTTATTGGGGACCGGTTTCCCTTATGCCCGTGAAGCCCGCTACAAAAAGAATATTGAACTTTTCGATGCCTTTTACAGCAAAACTCAGGGCGTACGCCGTTTTGGTTCCGCTGCCGTAGATCTGTGCTTTTTGGCCTGTGGCCGCTTCGATGGTTTTTGGGAATATGACCTCGAACCTTGGGACATCGCGGCCGGAAAAATCATCCTGGAAGAAGCCGGCGGAACGCTCACCAATATGGATGGAAGTTCCTTCAATCCCAAACTCAAAAACATAGCCGCCAGCAATGGCATCCTCCACTCCGAGATGCTCAGGATCATCAAAGATCTCGGTGGAGACAAACTTTAA
- a CDS encoding VTT domain-containing protein — MSKKIQVSLVAFLAFIFFAFVVPYLVFQEIPDREALQELIQGWGVWGFLLYFIITTITVIVVPLNSTLVGLAGGFVYGTLPAFLLTWVARIVATEINFFLGRRFGRNILKIFVEEEELHKYDELIESEKAVLFYFVLCSIPLLPGDYAAYFMGFSKLKKRVFVPVSILANAICAFSLAYIGSGAAFTDPLFLTIFTLLFFGGIFWIHKEKKKLKLG, encoded by the coding sequence ATGAGTAAAAAGATTCAAGTCAGCCTAGTGGCTTTCTTGGCCTTTATCTTCTTCGCTTTTGTAGTGCCGTATCTTGTTTTCCAAGAAATCCCCGACCGTGAAGCCCTGCAGGAACTTATCCAAGGATGGGGCGTCTGGGGTTTTCTGCTCTACTTCATCATAACCACCATCACAGTGATTGTGGTGCCGCTCAACTCCACCCTGGTGGGTCTGGCGGGCGGTTTTGTGTATGGAACGCTCCCCGCCTTCTTGCTCACTTGGGTCGCCCGCATTGTGGCCACCGAAATCAATTTCTTTTTAGGCCGTCGCTTTGGTCGCAACATTTTAAAAATATTTGTGGAAGAAGAAGAGCTTCACAAATACGATGAACTCATTGAATCAGAAAAAGCAGTCTTATTCTACTTTGTCCTTTGTTCCATCCCCTTACTCCCCGGCGACTACGCCGCCTATTTCATGGGATTTTCTAAACTAAAGAAACGGGTGTTTGTCCCCGTTTCCATACTCGCCAATGCTATCTGCGCCTTCAGCCTTGCCTATATTGGAAGTGGCGCGGCCTTCACCGACCCCCTCTTCCTCACCATCTTCACCCTCCTCTTCTTCGGCGGAATCTTCTGGATTCACAAAGAAAAGAAGAAACTGAAGCTGGGGTAA
- a CDS encoding helix-turn-helix domain-containing protein, producing MRNIGQEIAEARKNRGLTQKQLAEKSEVSLNTLFKIEQGRNQPTSKTLDKLSKALGVTFGGQQESRPSVMIEGSLPLNGLSADRFEDLILGLVSRVGKYPNPLKYGGPGDKNRDVISRKEGGFVLFQCKRWKSNSTAELKKELDGIKNRYFNQTHIDGKPAEIIFCLSCTASPTSKDEVRKYAKGIGLPLPEIWDVENLSSLVVEDEHLMREFFKGTNFELLHKQDQILEESLETQSELHDIKAVGLASHELLLSQFDVLKGKERIFREVQGLLQRDVEEAKKKLHILITGLEKTSPEDPDLARAYNNLGACYNRSPSAGGDFDKAVQWFRKALEVDPEQKNAQINLVKALLNVATKETFKEAEKRITALMAGKDQSAELQGLKLQAFLRAQKLDEMKLFVFDHLDELKKLSHDDEFLAAGLIDSLLIFDESTDALVLSTELKEVFPQSSQVRYSHARALLVVAQKEDVDREKPTPIPFLKNGSKVAMAAKEIEEAIELAKSEGQGPRLVNNMKVDLVICLEWLGKKSDSLLKSITLEDLGENQLQQLRVAVFHKKLNERLFDEAYNSLMQWESYNDMDYREKFYIAHKFLQSGAPQQAIKVLKELKAYAVEAGDPNYWLNLSTAYALADEKNQAIATIEEAKRIFEEDKEVLPQILSQYMALAMRYGSTEETDRLVKNMMELNKYVTVMKPVRVLDANDQLSEEALDIFKRQKEFYEKGKKLYQEKKLTTYWLQRYFGKSYPKALVVGAASGDTTFTIDYHDCPRSPKQRKSFLAKNLVVMDYNALINLSKSNQLGLLIMFNKTLVIHRELFQQVQNDLLSEEDPALRRLWQFINANSESVLLYDDDITSGVFNVKGIEELFPRWLINSVRIAERDGITFITDDAQLSIALENEGIATSNTFAIFEEALEEKYIDEKQFALIKGGVAELLYKFIPYNGADLFYIALDDLEKIERKQLPSLEFKTPTGVTFTISIRMYHLLNEITFPGSTVSSFYGVILNFIERFFKTGILFEDKVNMLKAMTRIMLGHYKTLALQEDSEKELFKDFIKALWLTAYRLSSEKERPQFKELAEGCLTGDSTTDELGLLQEIKTLLKLDS from the coding sequence ATGAGAAACATCGGACAAGAAATCGCGGAGGCTAGAAAGAACCGCGGACTGACGCAAAAACAACTAGCAGAGAAGTCAGAGGTGAGCCTTAACACCCTCTTCAAAATCGAGCAAGGGCGTAATCAGCCTACCTCAAAAACTTTAGACAAGTTATCAAAAGCTCTTGGAGTCACTTTTGGGGGTCAGCAGGAGTCAAGGCCCTCTGTGATGATTGAAGGATCACTCCCTCTGAACGGCCTCAGTGCAGATCGTTTTGAAGATTTAATTCTTGGACTTGTAAGCCGCGTCGGTAAATACCCCAACCCTCTCAAGTATGGAGGGCCTGGGGATAAAAACCGTGATGTAATATCAAGAAAAGAAGGAGGGTTTGTCCTTTTTCAATGCAAACGGTGGAAATCTAATTCAACTGCGGAACTCAAGAAAGAACTGGATGGTATAAAAAATCGTTACTTCAATCAAACGCACATAGACGGTAAGCCTGCCGAAATCATTTTTTGTTTGTCGTGTACCGCATCTCCAACGAGTAAGGACGAAGTGCGAAAGTATGCAAAGGGAATCGGACTGCCTTTGCCAGAGATTTGGGATGTTGAAAACTTAAGCAGCCTTGTCGTTGAGGACGAACACTTAATGAGGGAATTTTTCAAAGGCACGAACTTTGAGCTCCTCCATAAGCAAGATCAGATCTTAGAGGAAAGCCTTGAAACACAAAGTGAGCTCCATGACATCAAAGCCGTTGGGCTCGCCTCGCATGAGCTGCTCCTCTCTCAATTTGATGTCTTGAAAGGGAAGGAGCGAATCTTCCGAGAGGTTCAGGGCTTACTTCAAAGAGATGTTGAGGAGGCAAAAAAGAAACTTCACATCCTCATAACAGGATTGGAGAAGACAAGTCCCGAAGATCCTGACCTGGCGCGTGCTTATAATAATTTAGGAGCATGTTACAACAGATCCCCTTCTGCTGGTGGAGACTTTGATAAAGCCGTGCAGTGGTTTAGAAAGGCCCTTGAGGTTGACCCTGAGCAGAAAAATGCCCAAATTAACTTGGTGAAAGCGCTGCTGAATGTGGCAACCAAAGAGACATTCAAAGAGGCTGAGAAGCGTATTACCGCGTTAATGGCGGGCAAAGATCAATCTGCAGAGCTTCAGGGGTTAAAACTTCAAGCCTTCTTGAGAGCTCAAAAGCTTGATGAGATGAAGCTGTTTGTATTTGACCATCTGGATGAGCTTAAAAAACTTTCTCATGATGACGAGTTCCTCGCTGCGGGGTTGATCGACTCGCTTCTGATTTTTGATGAAAGCACAGATGCATTGGTTCTTTCTACAGAACTAAAAGAGGTGTTTCCACAGTCCTCCCAAGTTAGATACTCACATGCTCGTGCACTCCTAGTCGTTGCTCAAAAGGAAGATGTAGATCGTGAAAAACCTACCCCAATTCCTTTCCTTAAAAATGGCAGCAAAGTTGCCATGGCCGCCAAAGAAATAGAGGAAGCGATTGAGTTGGCAAAGTCAGAAGGACAGGGCCCTCGTCTTGTGAACAACATGAAGGTAGATCTCGTTATCTGCCTTGAGTGGCTAGGGAAAAAAAGCGACTCCCTACTTAAAAGCATCACTCTTGAAGACTTGGGTGAAAATCAACTCCAACAACTTCGGGTTGCTGTATTTCACAAAAAGTTAAATGAGCGGCTCTTTGATGAGGCTTACAACTCTTTGATGCAATGGGAATCTTACAATGACATGGATTATCGAGAAAAATTTTATATTGCTCACAAGTTCTTACAGAGCGGCGCACCACAGCAGGCAATCAAGGTACTGAAAGAACTCAAGGCCTACGCCGTGGAAGCAGGAGACCCCAACTACTGGCTCAACCTAAGCACTGCATATGCCTTGGCTGATGAAAAAAACCAGGCGATTGCCACTATAGAAGAGGCAAAAAGAATTTTTGAAGAAGATAAGGAAGTGCTGCCACAAATACTCTCTCAGTACATGGCTCTGGCAATGAGGTATGGCTCTACAGAGGAAACCGATCGTCTTGTTAAAAATATGATGGAGTTGAATAAGTATGTAACGGTTATGAAACCAGTTAGAGTCCTGGATGCAAACGATCAACTCAGTGAAGAAGCTTTAGATATATTCAAAAGACAAAAGGAATTTTACGAAAAGGGAAAGAAGCTCTACCAAGAAAAAAAGCTCACTACCTATTGGCTCCAAAGGTACTTCGGGAAGAGCTACCCAAAGGCTCTTGTGGTTGGGGCAGCGAGCGGTGATACCACTTTTACGATTGACTACCACGACTGTCCACGCAGTCCAAAACAAAGGAAATCCTTCCTGGCAAAAAACTTGGTAGTGATGGATTACAATGCGCTGATCAATCTTTCCAAAAGCAACCAGCTGGGTCTTTTAATCATGTTCAATAAGACTCTCGTCATTCACCGTGAACTTTTTCAACAGGTACAAAACGACCTTCTTTCGGAAGAAGATCCAGCCCTTCGCAGACTATGGCAGTTCATCAATGCAAACTCAGAGAGCGTCTTACTCTACGACGACGACATTACCAGTGGGGTGTTCAATGTGAAAGGCATCGAAGAGCTTTTCCCAAGATGGCTTATAAACAGCGTAAGGATCGCTGAAAGAGATGGGATTACATTCATTACCGACGACGCTCAACTTTCCATAGCTCTCGAGAACGAAGGCATCGCAACTTCCAACACTTTCGCGATCTTTGAAGAAGCGCTGGAGGAAAAGTACATTGATGAAAAGCAGTTTGCGTTAATCAAAGGAGGGGTAGCCGAGCTTCTTTATAAATTCATTCCTTATAACGGTGCAGACCTGTTTTACATTGCTCTCGACGATTTAGAGAAAATTGAACGGAAACAGCTTCCTTCCCTTGAATTTAAAACTCCCACTGGGGTGACCTTCACTATTTCGATACGGATGTATCACCTGCTCAATGAAATCACCTTTCCAGGCTCAACTGTTTCGAGTTTTTACGGGGTAATTTTGAACTTCATAGAACGTTTCTTCAAAACTGGAATCCTCTTTGAGGACAAGGTAAATATGCTCAAAGCCATGACTCGCATTATGCTAGGTCACTACAAAACACTTGCCCTTCAAGAGGATAGTGAAAAGGAACTTTTCAAGGACTTTATCAAAGCTCTTTGGCTGACTGCCTACAGGCTCTCATCAGAGAAAGAGCGCCCCCAATTCAAAGAATTGGCGGAGGGCTGCCTAACTGGCGACAGTACGACCGACGAGCTCGGACTACTTCAAGAGATTAAAACGCTTTTAAAGCTGGACTCATAA
- the atpE gene encoding ATP synthase F0 subunit C: MDAEMMKMLAAALAVAVGVTAPALGEAHIAAKTMESVSRNPEMGGKMFTNMLISMAFVESLGVYSFLVALIIMFVL, translated from the coding sequence ATGGATGCAGAAATGATGAAAATGCTCGCCGCTGCGCTCGCAGTTGCAGTGGGAGTTACCGCTCCGGCCCTCGGAGAAGCCCACATCGCCGCTAAGACGATGGAATCTGTTAGCCGTAACCCAGAAATGGGAGGAAAGATGTTCACCAACATGTTGATCAGCATGGCCTTCGTGGAATCTCTTGGAGTTTACTCCTTCCTTGTTGCTTTGATCATTATGTTCGTTTTGTAA
- a CDS encoding FoF1 ATP synthase subunit a, with protein sequence MSAEVLDIDETGAIAEEAEHEEESGMHIQLATEPAFEIGNFTVTNAMTATVVTTLLVIVFAIMVRWKAGVIPSRMQVLFEDLFMMFFTQLEDAVGEKKARMIAPLVVTLFLFVLVANSFILIPILGSFVTEHGHFFRTPTTDYSLTIALAIITMGAAHLIAFTASPLQHIGNYIRVKPLFQVLTGKRPVSELFNAGIEIFLGVLEILGDFIKIISLGTRLFGNLLAGEVVIIVISGLMFATQFVVPIPFIILAVFAGLIQAFVFTLLSTIFISNNLIHATSHDH encoded by the coding sequence ATGTCTGCAGAAGTTCTCGATATCGACGAAACGGGTGCCATAGCCGAAGAGGCTGAGCACGAAGAAGAAAGTGGCATGCACATTCAGCTCGCCACTGAACCCGCTTTTGAAATCGGCAACTTCACCGTGACCAATGCCATGACCGCAACGGTGGTTACCACGCTTCTGGTTATTGTTTTTGCTATTATGGTTCGATGGAAGGCCGGGGTGATCCCCAGCCGTATGCAGGTGCTTTTTGAAGATCTTTTTATGATGTTCTTTACTCAACTTGAGGATGCGGTGGGGGAAAAGAAAGCTCGCATGATTGCTCCTCTCGTTGTGACCTTGTTCCTTTTTGTGCTGGTGGCCAACTCGTTTATTTTAATTCCTATTTTGGGCAGTTTTGTTACGGAGCACGGACACTTTTTCCGCACGCCCACCACGGATTACAGTTTAACGATTGCGCTCGCCATCATCACGATGGGTGCAGCTCACTTGATCGCCTTCACGGCGTCTCCACTTCAGCACATTGGAAATTACATTCGAGTGAAACCTTTGTTTCAAGTTTTGACGGGTAAAAGGCCGGTTTCTGAACTCTTCAACGCCGGGATTGAAATCTTCCTTGGAGTGCTCGAAATTTTGGGAGACTTTATTAAAATCATTTCCCTTGGAACTCGTTTGTTTGGAAACTTACTCGCCGGGGAGGTGGTGATTATTGTGATCTCCGGGCTCATGTTCGCAACTCAGTTTGTGGTGCCCATTCCATTCATTATTCTGGCGGTCTTTGCCGGGCTTATTCAGGCCTTTGTATTCACGCTTTTGTCCACGATCTTTATATCAAACAATTTGATTCACGCGACTTCGCATGATCACTAA
- a CDS encoding S-layer homology domain-containing protein → MKKALLALVSLCSLLAVPTALAFTDTSGHTNEAAIDSLYASGVVEGYADGTYRPDSTINRAEFVKILIEAKYPGQSEGTFCFNDVTAAWYAPYICKAKTLGIVDGYDDGSFKPGNLINLAEALKIVLEADGVVICESCYSIWYEPYYWWAAPRGILEKVNTDIAHSVTRGEMAQLMVNMDSYVATDFPEGPSLDTSGSPADITYLFAFAHTEDHINHELSEDRYWNIGGYLEDIMPSYPDSDFTWTIQFQGADAQTVSERNSETGLVDYLEDLSDNGWVEFGYHGHHEPTYLNRPQKDLGETYSYQEAFDAISSWVRCEKDPVYGGCVDESGGGIEAVLNAFGTVELVSGVGLFEGFLMERSGGSDAIHELLPSRVLGFGFSDHGASLSQADYESSRDAILAKLDPTNETDTSIFWLNNTLRMNDGIPGMDIGILDLEKGATSVETVLESLENTGPHVLNTSVVSKWVYAKTGISPTQWAYQYPETPELPSSQINSTSTIASNYAKIKDSLEFLIEKSTNDSKINFVDSDELVSLFTSTDSESLSAEERQNLALWLLNSWRSGPPDWAYDGEDFYTLTESFYALAEGYNSTSSVSLEWMIGPWSADGSANTAGAIDLEDLETWIGSWNGEEIPESFTLSGAEWNPAQVLYALAYATVGKAEGWDISEIQIGQSTPYNSFYPLLEDLGCVDCLDSSWSLKPARFQN, encoded by the coding sequence ATGAAAAAAGCCCTCCTGGCTCTCGTCAGCCTTTGCAGTCTACTGGCGGTTCCCACCGCACTGGCGTTCACCGATACGAGTGGCCACACGAATGAGGCGGCCATCGACTCCCTCTATGCAAGTGGAGTGGTGGAGGGTTATGCCGACGGGACTTATCGCCCGGACAGCACCATCAACCGAGCGGAGTTTGTTAAAATTTTAATTGAGGCAAAATATCCCGGCCAGTCGGAGGGAACATTCTGTTTCAATGATGTAACGGCCGCTTGGTACGCCCCCTACATTTGCAAGGCTAAAACCCTTGGCATTGTGGATGGTTATGATGACGGCTCCTTCAAACCCGGAAACCTCATCAATCTGGCGGAAGCTTTAAAAATTGTGCTCGAAGCCGATGGCGTGGTGATCTGTGAATCCTGTTATTCCATATGGTACGAGCCTTACTATTGGTGGGCGGCTCCGCGAGGAATTTTGGAAAAAGTAAACACGGACATCGCTCATTCGGTGACTCGGGGTGAAATGGCTCAGCTGATGGTCAATATGGACTCCTATGTAGCAACGGATTTCCCCGAAGGGCCTTCTTTGGACACTTCCGGATCCCCCGCAGATATCACCTATCTTTTTGCCTTTGCGCACACCGAAGATCACATCAATCACGAACTCTCCGAAGACCGTTATTGGAACATTGGAGGCTACTTGGAGGACATCATGCCTTCCTATCCCGATTCAGACTTCACATGGACCATCCAATTTCAAGGAGCCGACGCGCAAACCGTCTCTGAGCGCAATTCCGAAACGGGACTTGTGGATTATTTGGAAGACCTTTCGGACAACGGTTGGGTTGAATTCGGCTACCACGGTCACCACGAACCCACATATTTGAATCGTCCACAAAAAGATCTTGGCGAAACCTACAGCTATCAAGAAGCCTTTGATGCCATCTCCTCTTGGGTCCGTTGCGAAAAAGACCCCGTTTACGGGGGTTGCGTGGATGAAAGTGGCGGAGGAATTGAAGCGGTGCTAAACGCCTTCGGCACAGTCGAATTGGTCAGTGGCGTGGGGTTGTTTGAAGGCTTTTTAATGGAACGAAGCGGGGGCAGCGACGCCATTCATGAACTCCTTCCCAGTCGAGTTTTGGGCTTTGGATTCTCAGATCACGGAGCCAGTCTTTCACAAGCGGACTACGAGAGTAGCCGAGATGCCATCCTCGCAAAACTGGACCCCACCAACGAAACCGATACGAGTATTTTTTGGCTGAACAACACGCTACGAATGAATGATGGAATCCCCGGTATGGACATTGGAATTTTGGACCTGGAAAAAGGCGCCACCTCCGTTGAAACGGTACTGGAATCACTGGAAAATACCGGGCCACATGTGCTCAATACAAGTGTGGTGAGCAAATGGGTGTACGCAAAAACCGGCATCAGCCCCACTCAATGGGCTTATCAATATCCCGAAACTCCGGAACTGCCCAGCAGCCAAATCAATTCAACCAGCACCATTGCGAGCAACTACGCTAAAATCAAGGATTCTTTGGAATTTTTGATTGAAAAAAGCACCAACGACAGCAAGATCAACTTTGTGGATAGCGACGAACTGGTTTCCTTGTTCACCTCAACAGACTCTGAATCTTTAAGTGCCGAAGAGCGCCAAAACCTAGCGCTTTGGCTCCTCAACAGCTGGCGATCAGGACCCCCGGACTGGGCATATGACGGAGAAGATTTCTATACCCTCACCGAGTCCTTCTACGCCTTGGCGGAAGGTTACAACAGCACAAGCTCTGTTTCCTTGGAATGGATGATCGGGCCTTGGTCTGCAGACGGCAGTGCAAACACAGCGGGTGCAATCGACCTCGAAGACTTGGAGACTTGGATCGGAAGCTGGAACGGCGAAGAAATCCCCGAAAGCTTCACCCTTTCCGGAGCTGAGTGGAACCCCGCACAAGTGCTTTATGCGCTCGCCTACGCAACCGTGGGCAAAGCTGAGGGATGGGACATCAGTGAAATCCAGATTGGACAGAGCACTCCTTACAACAGCTTCTACCCTCTTTTGGAGGATTTGGGCTGCGTGGACTGCCTGGACAGCAGCTGGTCCCTAAAACCCGCCCGCTTCCAAAACTAG
- a CDS encoding F0F1 ATP synthase subunit delta yields the protein MFKDFLSALVLEILRSFKKEGGFAGPKIYKDYLDGVSEEDLMSDLRLVFQVINGMDLNSLNLKGSAFFKSTLRFFAEDFASKLDALGGSFYLLPYEERKKKAEQLIEGDSHTVAALRDLLVTNSYQEITEAIEQLSKSVADAGTIVVQTPRDIDPELKKEMRAKLAADFPLTFPAFQINRQLIGGFRVFVNGKSHDLSWFSQVQKLTSLKS from the coding sequence ATGTTTAAAGATTTCCTCAGCGCACTCGTTCTAGAAATCCTTCGTTCCTTCAAAAAGGAAGGTGGTTTCGCGGGCCCAAAAATCTACAAAGATTATTTGGACGGTGTGAGTGAAGAGGATTTGATGAGTGATCTCCGTTTGGTCTTTCAAGTGATCAACGGGATGGACCTCAACTCCCTCAACCTAAAAGGAAGTGCGTTTTTTAAAAGCACTTTACGGTTCTTTGCTGAAGATTTCGCTTCTAAACTGGATGCACTGGGGGGCAGTTTCTATTTGCTCCCCTATGAAGAACGCAAGAAAAAGGCAGAGCAGCTCATTGAGGGCGACTCCCACACGGTAGCGGCGCTTCGAGATCTTTTGGTTACGAATTCATACCAGGAAATCACCGAAGCCATTGAACAACTTTCCAAAAGTGTTGCCGATGCAGGTACCATTGTGGTGCAGACACCCCGGGACATTGATCCCGAACTTAAAAAAGAAATGCGCGCGAAACTTGCGGCGGATTTTCCGCTCACTTTTCCCGCTTTTCAAATCAACCGTCAACTCATTGGCGGGTTTCGAGTCTTTGTTAACGGCAAGTCTCATGACCTTTCTTGGTTCTCTCAAGTTCAAAAACTCACTTCTCTAAAATCTTAA
- the uvrB gene encoding excinuclease ABC subunit UvrB yields MLKKKFKISTAMQPKGDQPKAIEGLVKGLEKGLHDQVLLGATGTGKTFTIGNVIQQVQRPTLVLAHNKTLAAQLCTELKEMFPDNAVCYFVSYYDYYQPEAYLPSTDTYIEKDAQINDEINKYRHKATESLLTRRDCIVVASVSCIYGLGSPKEYLDMRIELKEGGHIQRDALLRKLTDLQYTRAAMDFKHGMFHVLGDVLEIFPPGGDSAVRLEFWDDEIEKISEVDPFTGELLGELEEVAIFPAKHAVTTEEKIKVAVVHIREELEERVKQLQEMGKIVEAHRLRSRTEYDIEILLETGYCSGIENYVRYFNETGPKGRPATLLDYFPDDFLMVIDESHMSIPQVGAMFNGNLSRKQTLVEHGFRLPSAFDNRPLKFEEFEEYMKSTIYVSATPAKYEMGKKDNLVEQIIRPTGLIDPEISVRTKEGQIDDLMSEIQKRTTKGDRVLVTTLTKRSAEDLTEYLTEAGVKVRYLHSDIDTLERIEILRDLRLGIFDVLVGINLLREGLDLPEVSLVAILDADKEGFLRSTPALIQTIGRAARNADGFVIMYATRVTAGMQGAIDETNRRREIQVAYNTKHGITPQTIKKAVKDIEMHRKQEEAKQVRRYDTKKVPKEELFRLAQHLEAEMDLAAQNMEFEKAAVLRDEIEELRGRL; encoded by the coding sequence ATGCTCAAGAAGAAATTTAAAATCAGCACGGCGATGCAGCCCAAGGGAGACCAGCCCAAGGCTATTGAAGGATTGGTGAAGGGTCTGGAAAAGGGCCTGCATGACCAGGTGCTTTTGGGAGCCACGGGGACCGGAAAAACTTTTACGATCGGCAATGTGATTCAGCAGGTACAGAGGCCCACTCTGGTTTTGGCGCACAATAAAACTTTGGCGGCGCAACTGTGCACGGAGCTCAAGGAAATGTTTCCGGACAATGCGGTGTGTTACTTCGTCTCTTATTATGATTACTATCAGCCGGAGGCCTATTTGCCCAGCACGGATACTTATATAGAAAAGGACGCGCAGATTAATGACGAAATCAATAAATATCGGCACAAGGCGACGGAAAGTTTGCTGACGCGCCGGGACTGTATTGTGGTGGCCTCGGTCTCCTGTATTTATGGGCTCGGTTCTCCAAAAGAATATTTGGACATGCGCATTGAACTTAAGGAGGGCGGACACATTCAACGCGATGCGCTTTTGAGGAAATTGACGGATTTGCAGTACACGCGAGCAGCCATGGATTTTAAGCATGGGATGTTCCATGTGCTTGGAGATGTTCTTGAGATCTTTCCTCCCGGGGGAGACAGTGCGGTTCGTTTGGAATTCTGGGACGATGAAATCGAAAAAATTTCAGAAGTGGACCCTTTCACCGGGGAACTTTTGGGTGAGCTGGAAGAGGTTGCAATTTTCCCCGCCAAGCATGCGGTGACGACGGAAGAAAAAATCAAAGTGGCGGTTGTCCACATTCGAGAGGAGCTTGAGGAGCGAGTGAAACAACTTCAAGAAATGGGTAAAATAGTGGAGGCGCATCGTTTACGAAGTCGTACGGAATACGACATTGAGATTTTGCTTGAAACGGGCTACTGCTCTGGAATTGAAAACTATGTACGGTACTTTAATGAAACCGGTCCAAAGGGAAGGCCCGCTACTTTGCTCGATTATTTCCCCGACGACTTTTTGATGGTGATTGATGAGTCTCACATGTCCATTCCTCAGGTTGGAGCGATGTTCAATGGCAATCTTTCACGCAAACAAACTTTGGTGGAACACGGGTTTAGGCTTCCTTCCGCTTTTGACAACAGACCGCTTAAGTTCGAGGAGTTTGAGGAATACATGAAGAGCACGATTTATGTTTCTGCCACGCCCGCCAAATATGAAATGGGCAAAAAAGACAATTTGGTGGAACAGATTATTCGTCCCACGGGGCTCATTGATCCGGAAATCTCGGTGCGGACCAAGGAGGGCCAGATCGATGATCTTATGAGTGAAATCCAAAAACGAACGACAAAAGGAGACCGTGTGCTTGTGACCACTTTGACCAAGCGCAGTGCGGAAGATTTGACCGAATATTTGACGGAAGCGGGGGTGAAGGTGCGTTATTTGCACTCCGATATTGATACTTTGGAACGGATCGAAATTTTGAGGGACCTTCGATTGGGAATTTTTGATGTGCTTGTGGGGATCAACCTTTTGCGTGAGGGGTTGGATCTGCCGGAGGTTTCTTTGGTGGCGATTTTGGATGCGGACAAGGAAGGATTTTTGCGGAGCACGCCGGCGCTTATTCAAACGATTGGACGGGCCGCGCGAAACGCCGATGGCTTTGTGATTATGTATGCCACTCGAGTGACGGCCGGCATGCAAGGGGCCATTGATGAGACCAATCGTCGTCGTGAGATCCAGGTGGCGTACAATACAAAACATGGGATTACTCCTCAAACCATTAAGAAAGCGGTGAAGGATATTGAAATGCATCGAAAGCAGGAAGAAGCCAAGCAGGTGCGCCGCTACGACACCAAAAAAGTGCCCAAAGAAGAACTCTTTCGATTGGCGCAACATTTGGAGGCGGAGATGGATTTGGCGGCGCAAAACATGGAATTTGAGAAGGCCGCCGTGCTTCGAGATGAGATTGAAGAACTCCGAGGAAGGCTCTAA